TACATCTTCGGAAATGCCGATGTAAATTTTGCCCGATGGGTTTTCGATGATGTAAACTTGATAATCGATGATTACAGATAACAAAAAAGCCGTCCTCTTAAGAGAACGGCTTTTTTAAATTGGTTACGGGGGTAGGATTTGAACCTACGACCTTCAGGTTATGAGCCTGACGAGCTACCTGGCTGCTCCACCCCGCGATTGAAATGGTTACCCTTTCGGGCTGCGGGCGGAAGCTAGGGTGGGTCGTGGATCTTTGCAAGATCTAATTTGACTAAATCGTCAGTTTTTTTGGATCACTCCTCGGTGTCGGGGTAACTACCGAACATTTTGACCAGAGAACAGTGTTTTTCCAGCTCGTCGAGGGCCTCGGCGACGTCTTGATCGGTGCAGTGGCCAGCGAGGTCGACGTAGAAAATGTATTCCCAGTCGCGCTGCTTCGATGGACGCGACTCGATTTTGCTCATGTTGACATTGAGCTTATCGAATGCCTGCAGGGCCTTAACCAAGGAGCCGGGGCGATCGTGGACGGAGAACAGGATGGATGTGCGGTCGTTGCCGGTGGCCGGACAGGTCTTCTCTCCGATGACCAAGAAGCGGGTGGTGTTGGTGGCGCGATCCTGGATCGATTCCTCCAGCATGGTGAGGCCGTGGAGTTCGGCGGCGAGATTGCCTCCCAGTGCGGCAGCTCCGTCGGCAGCTTTGTCGGCTGCGAGTTGGGCGGCTTTGGTGGTCGATGAGACCTCCACCAGATCGGCTTCTGGGAAGTGACGCAGGATCCAGTTTCGGCATTGGCCGAATACCTGGGGGTGGGAGTAGAGCGTTTTGATCTCTTCGCGTGGGATGCTGGCCATCAGACCGTTTTCGATCCGTAGCAGCACCTGCGCGCAAATCTGCAGGGGGGAATCGACAAAGAGGTCGAGCGTGTGGGACACGGCGCCTTCGGTGGAGTTCTCTATCGGAACCACGCCGTAGTGCGCCTTGCGGCGGGCGACTTGGTTGAAGACATCGGCGAAATTTGGTTGTGCGGTGTATTGGATCGAGTGGCCAAACTTTTTGATCGCGGCCTGGTGGGTCCAAGTGCCTTCCGGCCCGAGGTAGGCGACGGTCAGGTTGTCTTCCAGCGCCAAGGCGGCGGACATGATCTCGCGATAGATCGCGCGGATGGATTTCTCCGGCAGCCGACCGTGATTCATTGCGGCCAGGCGCTGGAGCAGGGCGGTTTCACGCTCGGGTGCGTAGATTTGGAGACCTTCCTTTTTTTTGATTTCACCTACCTCGTGCACCATATCGGCGCGGGCGTTGAGGAGGTCTAACAGCTGTTGATCGATTTCGTCGATCCGTTTGCGAATGTTGTCGAGAGGCACTGGATGGATGTGGTGTTATAGATGGGTAAATGCGGTCTTATTCGGCGGCCTTGGAGTCGGACTCCGGCACGGCCTCCGCCTTGGGGACTCCTGCGGCGGTGAGGGCGAGTTGTTTTTCAATCTCCTCGGCGGTGAAATTGTCGGCGTCTTCGGCCTTGTCATCGCTGTTTGCGGAGTCGTCCGAGTCTTCCTCCACGACGTCCTTCGGCTCGGGCAATTTCACCGAGCGCAGTTCGTCGGCGTTGGGCAGTTCGTCCACGGACTTGACGCCGAAGTGTTCGAAAAAGAGATCGGTGGTTTCGTAGAGCAGGGGACGGCCGGGCAGTTCGGCCCGACCGCCGACCTTGACCAGCTCGCGATCGAGAAGTTTCTGCAGCATGCCATCGCAGGAGACGCCGCGGACGGCTTCGAGCGAGGCTTTGGTGACAGGCTGGCGGTAGGCGATGATGGCGAGTGTCTCCATCGCCGGCCCACTGAGTCGGCTGGGTTTACGGCCGGGGAATAGCTGACGGACAAACTCGGCATAATCCGGGCGGGTGTAGATTTTCCAGCCTTTGGCGCGCTCGGCACAGAGAAATGCGCGGCCGGTGATCTCGTAGTTGTGGTTGAGCTCGGCGATGGCCAGAGTGACCGCATCTTCGTTGAGATTGCCAAGCACACTGAGGTGCTCGGGAAGCTCCGGTTTGCTCCCAGCATCATAATCTTCTGCGTCTGCTGCCAGTGCGTCCTCGGCTTCGGCGACGCGGGCGCGCACCAAGCGAGCGATTTCAGAGATCGGCAGCGGATCCTCGGATGCGATGAGCAGCGCTTCAATGATGGCGGTGAGTTCCATAGGTGCGGCGAAGATGAAGAAAAGGTAGGCAGATTGCAAGCCTGTGAAAATGAATTACGCGTCAGAGAGCTCGGTGGAAAAAGCGACTGGCTAGAGGCGAATGCGTATAAAAAAATCCGCCCCTGCTTGATAAACAGGAGCGGATGCTTGAATAGATCGAGTGTTCAGTTATGCGATGGTTTCGGTGGATGAATCCTTGGACCGATCCACCGAGGAACCATTACTCACCAGCGCCAGTTGCACCGGCTGCCTCAGCGGCCTTTTGCTTGGCTGCTTCGAGAGCGCTAGCTGCTTTCTCTTTGGTTGCTTCCACGGTGTTGCCGGTTGCTTCTTTAGCAGCTTCCACGGCATCACTTGCTTTTTGTTTAGTGGCTTCGACGGCCTCGCCTGCGGCGTCTTTGGCACCTTCTGCAGCTTCACCAGCCTTATCGGCGGCTTCGCCAGCGGCGTCCTTAGCTTTATCGGCAGCTTCCTTGGCCTTGTCGGCAGCACCATCGGCGGCTTCTCCTGCAGCATCAGCTGCGGCTGCACCAGCCTCTTTGGCGGCTTCACCTGCTTCTTTAGCAGCGTCGCCAGCTTTTTCAGCGGCTTCGCCGGCCTTTTCACCAGCGGCTTCGGCAGCAGCTTTGGCTTTATCCGCAGCGTCTTGTGAGGCTTCCTTGGCTTTGTCGCAGGAAGTGAAAACCACAGCGGCGCTGAGCAGGGTGAGGATGTATTTGAGTTTCATGGTATTAGTATAGGGTTGTTGTTTGTATGTTTTTTGATGGCGTGACACCTATTGGCGCACACACTCCTCTGGATAGCACAAACGGCCAATCTTGTCACATTTGATGGTGAAAAACTATGCCATGATCGCAAAAATGCAGATTTTGCGACCAAAGCGGCAGTTGAGGGCTACAAAAACGGGTTTAGGTGCAGATTTTTACCTGAGACACGATTTTTCCAGATCATGAAGGAAAGTGCTTGCTCGTCAATGTTCTAGGGCGAGGGGAACGTGCTGAATCCTTGATTTCATAGAACGGGAATGAAAAAAAATCACCTTTTGTGTCACTTTAATCTTGATCCTTTGGCCCGATTCATGGAGTTTCTGCCCGCCGTCCGAACGGACAGCAAATTAATTGGCTACGGGGAGTAGCTCAGCTTGGTAGAGCGCCGGCTTTGGGAGCCGGATGTCGCAGGTTCGAATCCTGTCTCCCCGACCATTTCTTAATCCCCCTTGAGCGATCAAGGGGTTTTTTGTGTCCGGGTGTTTGGTCCCGACGAGTCGCCATTTCCTGTAGCTTCTTCGTGACAAAGCAGGGTGGTCTTGTGCATACTCCAGCCATGGCGATTGAAATCGAATATTGCGAACAGTGAAACTACCGTCCTGAAGCCGACCGTGTGTCGGCTGAGATTGAAAAAGCGACCGGTCAAGAGGTGACTCTGATCGGGGGCAGTGGTGGGATTTTCGAAATCCGTGCCGATGGCAATTTACTCTGGAAAAAAGAACGGGGTGGCGCATTTCCAGCTGATGGAGAAGGGGCTGCCTTATTTTCCCAATCATGAATGCGTCTCGCAGCTAAACAGATCGCCGTGCACTCAATAAGATTATGAAACTGATACGTCACGGGGGAGAGGGTCATGAAGATCCGGGAGTTATGCTGGATGACGGAAGCTTGATCGATGCTTCTGGCGAATTTCTTGATTACGATGAGGCGTTTTTTGCCTGCGGCGGACTCGACTCGTTGAAGTCTTGGGTCGACGGAGGCTGTATCGGAGGAATCCGGCTCGACCCTGAGACCCGCTTGGGAGCTCCTGTGGTGCGACCTTCCAAGCTGGTTTGTGTGGGGAAAAACTACGCGGACCATGCCAAGGAGTTCGGTGGGGAAGTGCCTGATGAGCCGGTGCTGTTCATGAAGGCGACCACTTCCTGCTGCGGTCCGTTTGACGATGTGGTCTTGCCGCACGGAAGCACTAAACTCGACTACGAAGTGGAGCTTGCGCTGGTGGTGGGACGCACGGCCAGCAATGTCCATGAAGCGGACGCTCTCGACTACCTGGCAGGCTACACGGTGATGTGCGACTACAGCGAGCGCAAGTGGCAGAAAGAACACTGTGGCCAATGGATGAAGGGCAAGAGCGCCGATACCTTTGCTCCCATGGGGCCTTGTCTGGTGACCACCGACGAGCTGAAAAATCCGCAAAGCCTCTGCCTGTGGACCAAGGTCAATGGTGAGAAGAGGCAGAACGGCTGGAGTGGTGACATGATGTTCCCGGTCGCTTTTCTAGTCAGCTATATTTCAAAATTCATGACGCTCTTGCCGGGGGATGTCATTGCCACCGGAACTCCTGCAGGGGTGGGGATGGGCATGGTTCCTCCGCGTTATTTGTCCGCAGGCGATTATGTGGAACTGGGAATCGAGGGGATTGGTCACATCCGTCAACGCGTCATTCCATCGGTGTAAACCTGTTTTTCTTCCCTCAGTGTCCGCGCCTCATGCGTTGGCCAGTCCTGAAACCCATGGTGTGTGAGTAGGTAAACGAGGGCTCTTCGCTTAAAATGGATTATATGTAACTGATATGTAATATATTTTTGTGTGTTAAAATTACGAAAAAGTTGACTTTATCTATTTTTTTAGTAAAAGGAGTGCGCAACGCACCCTTTGTATTTAAAAATGTATAACAAATCAATTTTTCCCATGGCAGCATTTTGTGTCCTGGGAGCCATTTCCAGCCCATTGGCGGCTCAAACTGTCGATTTCAGCCTCACTCTCGAACAATCCAGTAACCCGGGCGCAAGCTATGAAAACATGCACGCCGCGGGGGCCGGTAGTCAATCGAGCTACGCCATTGGCTTTCAAATCGAAGTAACAGGCATCGCTGGCACTCCCACTACATTTGATACGCCCTTCGCCAGTTTCTGCACCGAGCTGGCGGAGCCAGTTAGCACCTCAAGCTACACCTACGACCTTGACGATGTGGAGGGAGTAGCCTCAGGGCGTGCGGGAGAAATTGGCACTGCATCAAGTGCCATCCCTGCAGGCGGGATCGGTGATCTTGCTGCTGCACGTGTGCGTGCACTTTTCGACAACCATTACCAGTCCACAGACCTTTCGGAATGGACATTTTCCGCAAATAGCCCTTCCTCCCAAGCTTTTCAGCTAGCACTCTGGGAAGTCACTCACGATGTAGATCTGAGCCTTCTGAACACGTCTGGTTCGATTTACTTGGGTGAGCAAAGCTCCCAGTCTTTGACTGCAGGCGTTGCTCTGGCGCAATCCTGGCTGGATGAACTGGTCGACGTAACCACCAGCTATACTTCAACCACTTGGGATGTGTGGGCGATCGAAAACGTTGGTGATCCTGGGAACCAAGATATCCTCTTTGCCACAAGCATCGACTCGCCAGAGTCTGAAGCATTCAGTCAGTATCGCGCATCGGCAGTTCCTGAGCCAAGTTCCACTTTGCTTCTAGCACTCGGTGGTATGCTGGCCCTCGTTTACCGACGTCGTTAGAATATCGAGAACTCCGGTGTCCCGGACCGGGAGGATCAAGGGACTGGAACGCGCGAGAGGATACGGTCCACCAGAGCATCGGTGGTGATGTCCTCCGCCTCCGCCTCGTAGCTGGGGAGAATCCGGTGACGTAAGACATCGTGGCCGAGGTCCTTGATGTCTTGTGGTGTTACAAAGGAGCGACCCGCCATGAATGCCTTGGCACGTGCGGCAAGGGCCAGGTTAATGGTTGCCCGCGGTGAGGCACCGGCACGGATGAGGTTTTTCAAACCGGTATCCACTTTCGCTGGGAAACGTGTGGTGTGCACTAGCTCGACGATGTATTTGCGCACCGCCGGATCGATATACACCGAGTTCACCAATTGGATACTCTGGGTGATTTCCTCCACCGAGACCACCGGTTTGGTTTCGTAAATGGGTTCCGAGGTGGCCATGCGATCGAGGATCGTCAGCTCGTCTTCACGGCTGGGGTAGGAAACGGTGACTTTCAGCAGGAAGCGATCTAACTGCGCTTCGGGAAGCTGGTAGGTGCCTTCCTGATCGATGGGGTTCTGGGTGGCGAGCACGAGGAAGGGATCGGGCAATTTATAGGTGCTGTCGCCAATGGTGACCTGGCGTTCCTGCATCGCTTCCAGCAGCGCCGACTGCACCTTGGCGGGCGCCCGGTTGATTTCATCGGCGAGGATGATATTGCTGAAAATAGGGCCTAACTTAGCGGAGAATGTCGCCTCACGCGGGTTGTAGATCATGGTTCCCACGAGGTCCGATGGGAGTAGATCGGGGGTGAACTGGATTCTGGAAAAATTGGTGTTCAGGCAGCCGGAGAGGGCCTTGATTGCCAGTGTCTTTGCCAGCCCAGGCACACCTTCCAGCAGGATGTGACCCTTGCACAAGAGGCCGACGATCAAGCGATCGACCAATTCGGCCTGACCGACCAGCACTTTTCCCATTTCCTCCTTCACCTTTGGGATCCACTGGCATGATGCGGCGATGTTGTCTGAGAGCTCTTGATTATTCATGAATTGGCATGGGTATTCTTCAAAGATTCAGCGATGGTGCAACGGTGAATCGTCAATAAAAAGTCGGTGATGGCACAATCGGTGCATTTCCCCGATAGACAGGTCGATGGAATTATCCTAATCTAGCAGCTATGTGTGTGGTAAAAATGCTCCAACGTTGTCGCCGTGGTTTACAAAAATGGACGGCTGTCTCGGTCCTTGGTCTTTGGCTGCTGAGCTCAGGGGAGGGATTTTCCCAGCGTCTCCCCGGCATGAATGACTCGCCTTGGTTAGGTTTTTTCTCCGGTCACCAACAGCGGGATTTTGAGTTTGGGGTCGATGACGAGGGGCGGATGTGGCTCTATCTGATGGGGAACGACAAGGAACGGATCGGATCGTCGCGCGCGATCAAGATCTACACGGAAATCATCGTGGAAGATCCCAGCGGCAAGCGACGCAGCAAGTGGCTCAAAGATGATGAAGGTTTTGCGACTCAGCAGAAAGCCGGACTGGATCACAAGGAGGTGACATACACGGCTCACACCACCGACGATGCGAAAATCGAAGTCACCGTTGAATACAGTCGCAAGGGCGCGATTTTGAATGGTCGGATTCTGGACAAGGGGACGCTCGATGACTCAGGTAAAATTTACCTGAGCTTCAAAGTCAGCGTGCCAGCGATGTACAGCCCGTCGTCGTACAGCGGCGAAGATGAAAAGTCCAAATTGCGGATGAAAAAAGACCAGGTTCGCTTTGTGCGCGCCAGCGATAAGAAACGCGTCTCGCTTAAAACCTACGAGGAGGTGGATCTCGCCACCGATGAACACGCCAAGGAAGGTGTGCTGGAACTCTCCGTTGAAATGGACGCGATGGAGGGCAAGAAGCTGCTGTTTTCGACCGAAGACAAAAAGGGCAAACTGGAGTTCCAGAATTCCAAGCACGGCACGAAAAACATGCTCTGGCGCGGCTTCAAGGTGATCTGGGAAAAGGAAATGGGCGACACCTCGATGAAGCCTTTTGTTATCGAGGTGAAGTAATGCGGCAGGCCGCTCCGCGCTACTTTTTCTCGAGCTGGCGCAGTGCCTTCAGGCGCACTATCATCGGCGGGTGTGAGTAGTCCATGAACACCGGAAAAGGGTGGGGGGTGAGGTTGGACAGGTTGTCGGCTGAGAGCTTCTTGAGCGCCGTGATGAGATGCTCCGGAGTGCCTTGAATTTCCGCCGCGTAGGCATCGGCTTCGAACTCGTGTTTCCGACTGTTGATATTGCCGAGAATTCCCAGGATCTTGCTCACTGGGGCAAATAGCAGCATGAAAAAGACTAGGCCTGCGTAGATGGAAATTTCTTCCACTCCAAAGGCATCAAACAGCTCGCGCGCGAAGCCGCTCGACTTATCGGTGACCAGTCCCAAGAGGAAGAAGACCACCGCCGTTTGAACGATGGAAAAGATCATGCGCTGGATGATGTGTTTCTTTTTGAAGTGACCAATTTCGTGAGCCAGCACACCTAACAGTTCGTCAGTGCCGTGGTTCTCGATCAGGGTGTCGAACAGGGCGATTTTCTTGCGCTTGCCGAAGCCGGTGAAGAAGGCATTGGATTTGGTGGAGCGCTTGGAGCCGTCCATGACGTGAATCTCGGTCAGTGGGAAATCACATTTTTTCGACATCTCCTGAATGCGTGTCTTCAGCTCGCCATCTTCCATCGGAGAGAATTTGTTGAACAGCGGGAGAATGAAGGTCGGGGCCAGATACATCATCAGCAGCTGGAAGGCGGTGAAGGCCAGCCATGCCCAGAGCCAGGCATGGGCGACCGCGCCAAAAATCCAGATTACCAGAGCCAGCAGTGGCAAGCCGAGCAGGGCGGCAAGCACCGACCCCTTGATTTGATCGATGGCGAAGGTCTTGGGGGTGGTTTTGTTGAAACCGAATCGTTCTTCGATGACAAAGGTATCGTAAATCTGGAAGGGCAAGTTGAGCAGAGTGTTGCCGAGGAAAAGGACGCCGATGAAGACGATGCCGGTGACCGTTTCGCTCCAGCCGAAGCCGCGCAGCCAACTGTCGAGATAGCCAAAGCCTCCGAGCGCCCAGAACACCAGCAGCACGGTTAGGCTGTAGGTGGCGGTGATGATGCCGTAGCGTTCGGAAACGCGGGTGTAGTCCTGGGATTTGGCGTATTTTTCGTCGTCGTAAACCCCCTTGAACTCTTCGGGCAGAGTCGGGTCGAGAGCCTTGAGGTTCAGTAAAGAAGCGATCAGATCAATATTCCAGAGAGCGAGTAAGGCGATGACAATAAACATCGCGGTCGAGTTATCCATGCGCGCATCCTTGGTAAGTGCCCCGCAATAGTCAATGTCAATGCATGGCGAAAGCTGGTGTGGCCGAGGCTGCCTGCAGAGCGCTCGAAAATGACTCCCATCGTCGTAGTGTGATTAGTGGAATACATGCAATATGGCCCCCGCTCCTTCCGTAAGTCTAACCCCTAACATAACCACAATGAAAACCTTCGC
This Oceaniferula flava DNA region includes the following protein-coding sequences:
- a CDS encoding M48 family metallopeptidase gives rise to the protein MDNSTAMFIVIALLALWNIDLIASLLNLKALDPTLPEEFKGVYDDEKYAKSQDYTRVSERYGIITATYSLTVLLVFWALGGFGYLDSWLRGFGWSETVTGIVFIGVLFLGNTLLNLPFQIYDTFVIEERFGFNKTTPKTFAIDQIKGSVLAALLGLPLLALVIWIFGAVAHAWLWAWLAFTAFQLLMMYLAPTFILPLFNKFSPMEDGELKTRIQEMSKKCDFPLTEIHVMDGSKRSTKSNAFFTGFGKRKKIALFDTLIENHGTDELLGVLAHEIGHFKKKHIIQRMIFSIVQTAVVFFLLGLVTDKSSGFARELFDAFGVEEISIYAGLVFFMLLFAPVSKILGILGNINSRKHEFEADAYAAEIQGTPEHLITALKKLSADNLSNLTPHPFPVFMDYSHPPMIVRLKALRQLEKK
- a CDS encoding fumarylacetoacetate hydrolase family protein translates to MKLIRHGGEGHEDPGVMLDDGSLIDASGEFLDYDEAFFACGGLDSLKSWVDGGCIGGIRLDPETRLGAPVVRPSKLVCVGKNYADHAKEFGGEVPDEPVLFMKATTSCCGPFDDVVLPHGSTKLDYEVELALVVGRTASNVHEADALDYLAGYTVMCDYSERKWQKEHCGQWMKGKSADTFAPMGPCLVTTDELKNPQSLCLWTKVNGEKRQNGWSGDMMFPVAFLVSYISKFMTLLPGDVIATGTPAGVGMGMVPPRYLSAGDYVELGIEGIGHIRQRVIPSV
- the pheA gene encoding prephenate dehydratase, with amino-acid sequence MPLDNIRKRIDEIDQQLLDLLNARADMVHEVGEIKKKEGLQIYAPERETALLQRLAAMNHGRLPEKSIRAIYREIMSAALALEDNLTVAYLGPEGTWTHQAAIKKFGHSIQYTAQPNFADVFNQVARRKAHYGVVPIENSTEGAVSHTLDLFVDSPLQICAQVLLRIENGLMASIPREEIKTLYSHPQVFGQCRNWILRHFPEADLVEVSSTTKAAQLAADKAADGAAALGGNLAAELHGLTMLEESIQDRATNTTRFLVIGEKTCPATGNDRTSILFSVHDRPGSLVKALQAFDKLNVNMSKIESRPSKQRDWEYIFYVDLAGHCTDQDVAEALDELEKHCSLVKMFGSYPDTEE
- the scpB gene encoding SMC-Scp complex subunit ScpB; translated protein: MQSAYLFFIFAAPMELTAIIEALLIASEDPLPISEIARLVRARVAEAEDALAADAEDYDAGSKPELPEHLSVLGNLNEDAVTLAIAELNHNYEITGRAFLCAERAKGWKIYTRPDYAEFVRQLFPGRKPSRLSGPAMETLAIIAYRQPVTKASLEAVRGVSCDGMLQKLLDRELVKVGGRAELPGRPLLYETTDLFFEHFGVKSVDELPNADELRSVKLPEPKDVVEEDSDDSANSDDKAEDADNFTAEEIEKQLALTAAGVPKAEAVPESDSKAAE
- a CDS encoding AAA family ATPase, whose protein sequence is MNNQELSDNIAASCQWIPKVKEEMGKVLVGQAELVDRLIVGLLCKGHILLEGVPGLAKTLAIKALSGCLNTNFSRIQFTPDLLPSDLVGTMIYNPREATFSAKLGPIFSNIILADEINRAPAKVQSALLEAMQERQVTIGDSTYKLPDPFLVLATQNPIDQEGTYQLPEAQLDRFLLKVTVSYPSREDELTILDRMATSEPIYETKPVVSVEEITQSIQLVNSVYIDPAVRKYIVELVHTTRFPAKVDTGLKNLIRAGASPRATINLALAARAKAFMAGRSFVTPQDIKDLGHDVLRHRILPSYEAEAEDITTDALVDRILSRVPVP
- a CDS encoding PEP-CTERM sorting domain-containing protein; translated protein: MYNKSIFPMAAFCVLGAISSPLAAQTVDFSLTLEQSSNPGASYENMHAAGAGSQSSYAIGFQIEVTGIAGTPTTFDTPFASFCTELAEPVSTSSYTYDLDDVEGVASGRAGEIGTASSAIPAGGIGDLAAARVRALFDNHYQSTDLSEWTFSANSPSSQAFQLALWEVTHDVDLSLLNTSGSIYLGEQSSQSLTAGVALAQSWLDELVDVTTSYTSTTWDVWAIENVGDPGNQDILFATSIDSPESEAFSQYRASAVPEPSSTLLLALGGMLALVYRRR